The sequence below is a genomic window from Sorangiineae bacterium MSr12523.
GCGTAACGCTCTGCGGGGTTGAGCGAGAGCGCCTTCATGCAGATGGCCTCGAGGCGCGGGTGCACCATCGGGTTGACGGACCGCGGCGAAGGCACCCCGGTGCTCGAGAGGCGCGTGATGATCTCGAGATCCGAAAGGCCGTGCCACAGACGAATGCCCGCGGCGATCTCCCAGAGCACGGCGCCGACTGCATAAAGGTCGCACCGGCGGTTGATCGCCCGGCTGCGAAACTGCTCGGGCGCCATGTAGGGAACCTTGCCCTTGATGATGCCGGTGCGCGTGTAGACGTGGCTGTCGGCGGCCTTGGCGATGCCGAAGTCGAGCACCTTTACCGCGCCGTCGTACGTGATGAACACGTTGCCGGGTGAGAAGTCGCGGTGCACCAGCTCCATCGGATTGCCGCTTTCGTCCGTCAGATCGTGCGCGTAGTGGAGCCCCTCGAGGGCGTCGGACACGATGCGCAAGCCGATGGCCACGGGAAGGGCCCGGTCCGTTTGCGGCGTCTGGGTGGGAATGGCCGGTGCGAGGCTGCCCGAGTGCGGCGTGGGCTCGCTCAAATGCTGGCCGCTGCTGACGGACGGGTGCCCCGGAAGCGACGAATCGAGGCTGCTTTCCTTGCGGCGCGATTGCCGGAAGAGCGCATGGAGGGTCTGGCCTTCCAGGTACTCCATGGCGATGAAGAAAATCTCGCCGTCCTGTCCAACCTCGTTCGTCTGGACGATGTTGGGGTGCGACAAGCGTGCGGCAAGTCGCGCCTCGTGGAGGAACATGTCCACGAACTCCTGGTTGTCGGCGATCTCCATGCGGAGTCGCTTGATGACCTGGAGCTTGTTGAAACCGGACGGACCCTGGAGAACGGCGAGGGAAACGTCTCCCATGCCACCGCGACCAAGCGGGATGATGTCGCGGTACTTTCCCCGGTTCGATTCCACCACGAGCTTACGACAAGGTTAGAATGTCCTACCCCTAGGGGCAAGAATCGTCGCCGCGATGTTACGTGCCTGACGGTTCATGAAGCGCGCCGGCGTTGCACTATTCCGCCAAGGGGCAATAGAACACCTTGACACACAGCAGCACACGCGCGTCGCGCCTTTCGAGGGTTGGCCGCGTATGACCAGCGCCCTCCATCGAAGAGCACCGGGCACTCCACACGGCCCCTTGGCCCCCAGCGACAGCGCATGCGCTGTCCTGCGACGCCGGAGACGCCCCCACCGTGACGCGCACTGCACGCTATTTCGTAATTGGATAATCTCGTAATCAAATTGCGCTGCAAGCGTGTGGCGCTAATCGCCCGATCGGTTTTGGCTTTTAGCGAACCCCGGGATCCCACGATCTTTTCCACGCAGTGAGGTGCGCGCGGCTACTTGGAAGTGGCACTCCCGGCCACTCGACGCGGACTCGACGGACTGCGACGCTGGGCACTCGGTCGTGGGGGGATGAGGGACGGGGAGAAGTATGAACCGTATCGACTACGGCGATGACTGGAAGGCCGGAGTGTTGGGTCTTTTCGATGGACCGGACACCGAACTGCGAACGCACGACGCCATGGCCGCGCTCTTGCGCGAGCTGCGCAAACGAAAAGTATTTTCGATGTTGGCCGAAACCCGCGAACGGAGCCCCGCGCCCCTCGCCCTCGCCGCCGAGGTCGTGGAAGCCGGAGCCCGATTCGATGGCTCGCTCGGGTGGCTCTTGGTCACGGGCATCTGTACGACCTTCTCGTTGCGCGTGGCCGAGGCATTTCCAGAGGCCTTCTCTTCCGGAGAATATGCCGCCAGTGTCTTTCGCGCCGGCACCGCCACCGCGCATCGGGATGCAGAGGGATATCGCATCAGCGGCAAATGGCGATTCTGCACGGGTGCCTCGTTTGCCGATTGGATTGCCGTGGGGGTCAATCTTTACGAGGGGGACAAGCCGGTGCTGTCTTCGTCGGGGAAGCCCAAGACGGCCATGGCCATCCTCCCGCAAAAGGAGGTGCGCATTCTCGATACGGCGGAGACCATCGGGCTCGGGTTGAGCGAGACGCGCGATATTGCCCTCGA
It includes:
- a CDS encoding protein kinase, encoding MGDVSLAVLQGPSGFNKLQVIKRLRMEIADNQEFVDMFLHEARLAARLSHPNIVQTNEVGQDGEIFFIAMEYLEGQTLHALFRQSRRKESSLDSSLPGHPSVSSGQHLSEPTPHSGSLAPAIPTQTPQTDRALPVAIGLRIVSDALEGLHYAHDLTDESGNPMELVHRDFSPGNVFITYDGAVKVLDFGIAKAADSHVYTRTGIIKGKVPYMAPEQFRSRAINRRCDLYAVGAVLWEIAAGIRLWHGLSDLEIITRLSSTGVPSPRSVNPMVHPRLEAICMKALSLNPAERYATAQEIQADIDSVLREIGGATTRSVGKYVSTLFAQKRAQQQAVIEAKLRELRQQSGASLTSLSLEMSAPWTVSRPSLSSGASSHSSSMASMVSGPRFSPLQTTGGVTTPPHYPASSTSRSLGWVIALVALGVIGLAVGGAYWVTRQPASVATPQPPLQPSAPEVVTNTPPPAIPRTRLVVQASPADAQLFLDDTPLMVNPYSGDVLRDGQAHRIRGEAKGFVSQTQSITLDGPTEVVNLRLERGSNKRDGGK